One window of Thermacetogenium phaeum DSM 12270 genomic DNA carries:
- the fusA gene encoding elongation factor G has product MGREVPLEKIRNIGIMAHIDAGKTTTTERILFYTGRVYRIGEVDDGSATMDWMVQEQERGITIMSAATTCSWRDFIINIIDTPGHVDFTAEVERSLRVLDGAVAIFDAVAGVEPQSETVWRQADRYGIPRVAYLNKMDRIGADFFRSVKMIRERLRANAVPIQLPLGCESSFKGVIDLVRDRAIIYQDELGTNYVETSVPEELLAEKRFYREHLLEALAEFDDQLMVNYLEGNEITEDQIKAAIRKGTLSCKLVPVLCGSSFHNKGVQPLIDAIVDYLPSPLDVPPVRGIDPETGESIERKVGDGEPLTALAFKVQTDSYVGKLVFLRIYSGSLKSGDVVFNATKKKKERIGRLLKMHANHRQDVESAHTGEIIAAVGLKETVTGDTLCREDEPIILEAMSFPDPVISVAIEPKTKADQERIGTALHRLAEEDPTFRIHTDHETGQTLISGMGELHLEIIVDRLLREFHVEANVGKPQVAYKETIKGKARGEGKYIRQTGGHGQYGHVVLEIEPLPAGKGFEFEDRTTGGIIPKEYYAAITSGIKEAMESGVLAGYPVVDVKAVLVGGSFHEVDSSDIAFKIAGAMAFRDAAEKAKTVLLEPVMRIEITVPVEYFGDVLGDFNSRRGKIESTELRGNQQVIRGLVPLAEMFGYATDLRSITQGRGNYVMQYDHYAQAPQDISKHLMMMRGYGFAV; this is encoded by the coding sequence ATGGGGCGTGAGGTTCCTCTTGAAAAAATAAGAAATATCGGTATTATGGCTCATATCGATGCCGGCAAAACAACGACAACCGAGCGCATTCTCTTTTATACCGGTCGCGTTTACAGGATCGGCGAGGTCGACGACGGCTCTGCAACCATGGACTGGATGGTGCAGGAACAGGAGCGGGGAATCACCATTATGTCTGCGGCTACAACCTGCAGCTGGCGTGATTTTATTATTAACATTATCGACACGCCCGGGCACGTGGACTTTACGGCGGAGGTTGAGCGCAGTCTGCGTGTGCTTGACGGAGCGGTCGCCATCTTCGACGCAGTGGCGGGGGTGGAGCCGCAGTCGGAGACCGTCTGGAGGCAGGCGGACAGGTACGGCATTCCCCGCGTCGCTTATCTGAACAAAATGGACCGCATCGGGGCCGACTTCTTTCGCTCGGTGAAGATGATCCGCGAGCGCCTGCGGGCAAATGCGGTGCCGATACAGCTTCCCCTCGGCTGCGAAAGCTCCTTCAAGGGGGTTATCGACCTCGTTCGGGACAGGGCGATCATCTATCAGGATGAACTGGGGACGAATTATGTGGAGACTTCTGTTCCGGAGGAGCTGTTGGCCGAGAAGCGCTTTTACAGGGAGCACCTGCTGGAGGCCCTTGCCGAGTTTGATGATCAGCTGATGGTCAACTATCTGGAGGGAAATGAGATAACTGAAGATCAGATTAAGGCGGCCATCAGGAAAGGCACCTTGTCCTGTAAGCTCGTTCCTGTTTTATGCGGATCATCGTTCCATAATAAGGGAGTGCAACCGCTCATCGATGCGATTGTGGATTATCTGCCCTCACCTCTGGACGTGCCTCCGGTCAGAGGCATAGATCCGGAGACGGGGGAGAGCATCGAGAGGAAGGTAGGCGACGGAGAGCCGCTGACCGCTCTGGCCTTCAAGGTGCAGACGGACAGCTATGTGGGCAAGCTGGTTTTCCTGCGCATCTATTCCGGATCGCTGAAGAGCGGGGATGTCGTCTTCAACGCTACTAAGAAGAAAAAGGAACGGATCGGCCGATTGCTGAAAATGCATGCCAACCACCGCCAGGATGTCGAAAGCGCCCATACGGGAGAGATCATTGCGGCGGTTGGACTGAAAGAGACCGTGACCGGAGACACCCTGTGCCGGGAAGATGAGCCGATAATTTTAGAAGCGATGTCTTTCCCAGACCCGGTAATATCTGTTGCTATCGAGCCGAAAACGAAAGCGGATCAGGAACGGATAGGCACGGCTCTGCACCGTCTTGCCGAGGAAGACCCGACTTTCCGTATTCACACGGACCACGAGACAGGTCAGACGCTGATCAGCGGGATGGGTGAACTGCATCTGGAAATAATCGTTGACCGCCTCTTGAGGGAGTTTCATGTGGAGGCGAATGTCGGCAAACCGCAGGTCGCTTATAAAGAGACCATCAAGGGTAAAGCCCGGGGAGAGGGGAAATACATCCGGCAGACGGGAGGCCATGGTCAGTACGGCCATGTTGTGCTGGAGATAGAGCCTCTTCCTGCTGGTAAGGGCTTTGAATTTGAGGACCGCACTACAGGAGGGATAATCCCGAAAGAGTATTACGCCGCCATCACCAGCGGGATCAAAGAGGCAATGGAGAGCGGTGTGCTGGCGGGCTATCCTGTAGTAGACGTTAAGGCGGTTCTGGTGGGAGGGTCCTTCCATGAGGTGGACTCTTCGGATATAGCTTTTAAGATTGCGGGAGCCATGGCATTCCGTGATGCAGCTGAAAAAGCCAAAACGGTGCTTTTGGAGCCGGTTATGCGCATAGAGATCACCGTTCCCGTAGAGTACTTCGGAGATGTACTCGGTGACTTTAACTCACGGCGGGGCAAGATCGAGTCGACGGAACTCCGCGGCAACCAGCAGGTGATCAGAGGGCTGGTGCCGCTGGCGGAAATGTTCGGCTATGCTACAGACCTGAGGTCGATCACGCAGGGGCGTGGTAACTACGTGATGCAGTACGATCACTATGCCCAGGCGCCTCAGGATATCAGCAAGCATCTTATGATGATGCGGGGATACGGCTTCGCTGTTTAA
- the rpsG gene encoding 30S ribosomal protein S7, with amino-acid sequence MPRRGSVPKREVPPDPFYNSRVFTKLVNQVMWDGKKSIAEKICYGAFDLIREKTKKDPMEVFEQALKNVMPVLEVRARRVGGANYQVPVEVRPERRQTLGIRWLVNYARARSGKSMQEKLAAEIMDAANNTGAAVKKKEDTHKMAEANKAFAHYRW; translated from the coding sequence GTGCCACGCCGTGGTAGTGTTCCCAAACGTGAGGTGCCACCGGACCCGTTCTACAACAGCAGGGTTTTCACCAAGTTGGTGAACCAGGTCATGTGGGACGGGAAAAAAAGCATTGCCGAAAAGATCTGTTACGGGGCATTTGACCTGATCAGGGAAAAGACGAAAAAGGATCCGATGGAGGTTTTTGAGCAGGCGTTGAAAAACGTTATGCCTGTGCTCGAGGTAAGGGCGCGGCGGGTCGGCGGTGCCAACTATCAGGTGCCTGTGGAGGTGCGACCGGAGCGCCGCCAGACTCTGGGGATCAGGTGGCTGGTGAACTATGCCAGAGCCCGCTCCGGAAAAAGCATGCAGGAGAAGCTGGCTGCGGAGATTATGGATGCCGCCAATAATACGGGAGCGGCTGTGAAGAAGAAAGAGGATACGCATAAGATGGCGGAGGCCAACAAGGCTTTTGCCCATTACCGCTGGTAA
- the rpsL gene encoding 30S ribosomal protein S12, with amino-acid sequence MPTLNQLVRKGRKTERKKSDAPALKGCPQRRGVCTRVYTTTPKKPNSALRKVARVRLTNGMEVTAYIPGIGHNLQEHSVVLVRGGRVKDLPGVRYHIIRGGLDAAGVQGRNRGRSKYGTKRPKAAKV; translated from the coding sequence GTGCCAACGCTAAATCAGTTGGTCCGCAAAGGCCGCAAGACGGAGCGGAAGAAGTCTGACGCTCCAGCCTTGAAAGGCTGCCCGCAGAGGCGCGGTGTATGCACCAGGGTGTATACCACGACACCGAAGAAGCCCAACTCGGCCCTGCGGAAAGTGGCCAGGGTGCGCCTGACCAATGGGATGGAGGTAACGGCGTACATCCCCGGCATCGGGCATAACCTGCAGGAACACTCCGTAGTGCTGGTGAGGGGTGGCCGGGTCAAGGATCTTCCCGGTGTCCGCTACCATATCATCAGGGGCGGGCTGGATGCAGCAGGTGTACAGGGAAGAAATCGCGGCCGGTCGAAGTATGGAACCAAAAGGCCTAAGGCAGCTAAAGTGTAG
- a CDS encoding ribosomal L7Ae/L30e/S12e/Gadd45 family protein, with protein sequence MQRLAQARRRTVGTKQTLKAVERGQARIVYIAKDAEERVTSPLIRLCEEKGVEVVYVESMQELGKTCGIKVGAASAAVIE encoded by the coding sequence ATGCAGAGGCTGGCTCAGGCTCGCCGGAGAACGGTGGGAACCAAGCAAACCCTAAAAGCAGTTGAGAGAGGCCAAGCGCGAATCGTTTATATCGCCAAAGATGCCGAAGAGAGGGTTACCTCCCCTTTGATCAGACTGTGTGAAGAAAAGGGCGTGGAAGTAGTTTATGTAGAATCGATGCAGGAACTGGGAAAGACATGCGGCATCAAGGTTGGAGCAGCCTCGGCGGCAGTTATTGAATAA
- the rpoC gene encoding DNA-directed RNA polymerase subunit beta' — MPEVEVSNQIFERIRIGLASPEQIRAWSSGEVKKPETINYRTLKPERDGLFCERIFGPTKDWECHCGKYKRVRYKGVICDRCGVEVTRSKVRRERLGHIELAAPVSHIWYFKGIPSRMGLILDMSPRSLEKVLYFVSYIVLDPGDVPGLTKKQLLTESEYRELKEQYGNRFRAGMGAEAIKELLEEIDLDELSEELRAELRESTGQRKVRAIRRLEVVEAFRKSGDRPEWMILEVIPVIPPELRPMVQLDGGRFATSDLNDLYRRVINRNNRLKRLLDLGAPDIIVRNEKRMLQEAVDALIDNGRRGRPVTGPGNRPLKSLSDMLKGKHGRFRQNLLGKRVDYSGRSVIVVGPELKLHQCGLPKEMALELFKPFVMKCLVERGFAHNIKSAKRMVERARPEVWDVLEDVIKEHPVLLNRAPTLHRLGIQAFEPILVEGRAIQIHPLVCTGYNADFDGDQMAVHVPLSAEAQAEARVLMLSAHNLLNPKDGRPVVAPTQDMVLGCYYLTIDKKGDQDKGKVKYFRDADEVIFAYESKELDLHSHVKVRYNGKIIETTVGRLIFNQVIPPELGYYNEVVGKKKLAEIIHKCYRKLGYGRTAKLLDGIKKLGFTYATKAGITVGVTDVTIPPDKEEIIAKAESDVEKVEQQYRRGLITEDERYEKVTGIWKKATDEVTDSLLEHLDPMNPIYMMAISGARGNIQQIRQLAGMRGLMADPSGQIIDLPIKSNFREGLTVLEYFISTHGARKGLADTALRTADSGYLTRRLVDVAQDVIVREDDCGTTEGFIVEAIKDGDDVIESLEERIIGRTALKPIVHPETGEVIVPADAEITEDDAERIVQAGIKKVEIRSVLTCRTRYGTCRKCYGRNMATGYPVDIGEAVGIMAAQSIGEPGTQLTMRTFHTGGVAGEDITQGLPRVEELFEARKPKGQAIIAECNGVVKIREDKERKEVELLGEEGERHVYQIPFGSRLRVEDGDYVEAGQELTEGSINPHDLLQVKGVRAVQDYLLREVQRVYRMQGVDINDKHIEVMIRQILRKVKVEDPGDTELLPGGLIDAFELEDENARAIAEGKKPATAKPVILGITKASLATDSFLSAASFQETTRVLTEAAIKGKIDPLLGLKENVIIGKLIPAGTGMSRYRSIKVYNQEVEDSEKAGEEAGTPADQKASGAVLEEGSGELQVPHIS; from the coding sequence TTGCCGGAAGTAGAGGTCAGCAATCAGATCTTTGAGCGTATCCGGATCGGCCTTGCTTCTCCAGAGCAAATCCGGGCCTGGTCTAGTGGGGAAGTGAAAAAACCGGAGACCATCAATTACCGCACACTAAAACCCGAACGGGACGGACTCTTCTGTGAGCGAATTTTCGGTCCTACCAAAGACTGGGAATGTCACTGCGGAAAGTATAAGCGTGTTCGTTATAAAGGCGTTATCTGTGACCGCTGCGGGGTGGAGGTTACCCGCTCCAAGGTGCGGCGGGAAAGGCTGGGGCATATCGAGCTGGCGGCACCTGTATCCCATATCTGGTATTTTAAGGGGATCCCCAGCCGCATGGGGCTTATTCTGGATATGTCCCCCCGCTCTCTGGAAAAGGTTCTTTACTTCGTTTCCTATATAGTGCTCGATCCTGGTGATGTTCCGGGCCTGACGAAAAAACAGCTGCTGACGGAATCCGAGTACCGGGAGCTGAAGGAGCAGTACGGCAACCGCTTTCGTGCGGGGATGGGGGCCGAAGCCATCAAAGAGCTGCTGGAAGAGATTGATCTGGATGAGCTGTCCGAAGAATTGCGGGCGGAACTCCGGGAGTCTACAGGTCAACGGAAGGTTCGGGCGATTCGGCGCCTGGAAGTGGTGGAGGCTTTCCGGAAATCGGGTGACCGGCCGGAGTGGATGATCCTTGAGGTTATTCCGGTGATCCCGCCGGAGCTGCGGCCGATGGTGCAGCTGGATGGCGGCAGGTTTGCTACCTCCGACCTCAACGACCTTTATCGCAGGGTAATCAACCGCAACAACAGGCTGAAGAGGCTGCTGGACCTGGGAGCTCCTGATATCATCGTCAGGAATGAAAAGCGGATGCTCCAAGAGGCAGTCGATGCGCTTATCGATAACGGAAGGCGCGGCCGCCCGGTGACCGGGCCGGGAAACAGACCGTTGAAGTCTCTCAGCGATATGCTGAAGGGCAAACACGGTCGTTTTCGCCAGAACCTCCTGGGAAAGAGGGTGGACTACTCCGGGCGTTCTGTGATTGTCGTCGGGCCCGAGTTGAAGCTTCATCAGTGCGGTCTTCCCAAGGAAATGGCGCTGGAGCTCTTTAAGCCTTTCGTTATGAAATGCCTGGTAGAAAGGGGCTTTGCTCACAACATCAAGAGCGCCAAGCGCATGGTGGAAAGGGCGCGTCCTGAGGTGTGGGACGTTTTAGAGGATGTTATCAAGGAGCACCCGGTGCTTCTCAACCGTGCGCCCACACTGCACAGGCTGGGGATTCAGGCTTTTGAGCCGATACTGGTTGAGGGTAGGGCGATTCAGATTCACCCCTTGGTCTGCACAGGCTATAACGCCGACTTCGACGGTGACCAGATGGCCGTTCATGTTCCTCTGTCTGCTGAGGCTCAGGCGGAGGCTCGTGTTCTCATGCTTTCGGCTCACAATCTCCTCAACCCGAAGGATGGGCGTCCGGTGGTTGCTCCCACTCAGGACATGGTGCTCGGCTGCTACTACCTGACCATTGACAAAAAAGGTGACCAGGATAAGGGTAAAGTAAAATACTTCCGGGATGCCGATGAAGTCATCTTTGCCTACGAAAGCAAGGAGCTCGACCTGCATTCCCACGTCAAAGTGCGCTACAACGGCAAGATCATCGAGACGACTGTGGGCCGGCTGATCTTCAACCAGGTGATCCCGCCTGAACTGGGGTACTATAATGAAGTTGTGGGGAAGAAAAAGCTGGCCGAGATCATCCATAAGTGCTATCGCAAACTGGGTTACGGGCGAACAGCAAAGCTCCTCGACGGTATTAAGAAACTGGGGTTTACCTACGCCACGAAGGCGGGGATTACCGTGGGGGTGACCGATGTCACCATCCCTCCTGACAAAGAGGAAATCATCGCCAAAGCCGAAAGCGATGTTGAAAAGGTAGAGCAGCAGTACAGAAGAGGGCTGATTACGGAAGATGAGCGTTACGAGAAGGTAACCGGGATCTGGAAGAAGGCCACTGATGAGGTGACCGATTCCCTGCTGGAGCACCTCGATCCCATGAACCCTATCTACATGATGGCCATTTCCGGCGCCCGGGGCAATATCCAGCAGATCCGACAGCTGGCTGGAATGCGCGGCTTAATGGCGGATCCCTCCGGTCAGATTATCGACCTTCCCATCAAGTCCAACTTCAGGGAGGGGCTGACGGTACTGGAGTACTTCATCTCGACGCACGGAGCCAGGAAAGGGCTTGCGGACACTGCCTTAAGAACGGCGGACTCCGGTTACCTGACCCGACGGCTGGTGGATGTTGCTCAGGATGTCATCGTGCGGGAGGATGACTGCGGCACTACAGAGGGATTTATCGTCGAAGCCATCAAAGACGGGGATGACGTCATTGAGTCCTTAGAGGAGAGGATCATCGGCAGAACGGCCTTAAAACCGATTGTCCATCCGGAAACCGGTGAGGTGATCGTCCCGGCAGACGCGGAGATCACGGAGGATGATGCCGAACGCATCGTCCAGGCCGGGATCAAAAAGGTGGAGATCCGCAGCGTGCTCACCTGCCGGACTCGCTACGGAACCTGCAGGAAGTGCTATGGCAGAAATATGGCTACCGGATACCCTGTGGACATCGGTGAGGCTGTGGGCATCATGGCTGCTCAGTCTATCGGCGAACCGGGGACCCAGCTTACCATGCGCACTTTCCATACGGGTGGTGTTGCCGGAGAGGATATTACTCAGGGTTTGCCGCGCGTTGAAGAGCTGTTCGAGGCGCGCAAACCCAAGGGGCAGGCCATAATCGCCGAATGCAACGGCGTCGTCAAGATCAGGGAAGATAAAGAGAGGAAAGAGGTCGAACTCCTGGGTGAGGAAGGAGAAAGGCATGTCTACCAGATACCCTTCGGCTCCCGGCTGCGGGTGGAAGATGGTGACTATGTAGAAGCCGGACAGGAACTGACCGAAGGCTCCATCAACCCCCACGACCTCCTGCAGGTAAAGGGTGTGCGCGCCGTTCAGGACTACCTGCTGCGAGAAGTGCAGCGCGTTTACCGGATGCAGGGAGTGGATATCAACGACAAGCATATTGAGGTCATGATCAGGCAGATACTGCGCAAAGTCAAGGTTGAGGATCCGGGGGATACGGAGCTGCTGCCTGGAGGGCTCATCGATGCCTTTGAACTGGAAGACGAAAACGCCAGAGCTATTGCCGAAGGGAAGAAGCCAGCAACAGCCAAACCGGTGATCCTGGGAATTACCAAGGCCTCTCTGGCAACGGATTCCTTCCTCTCGGCGGCTTCTTTCCAGGAGACAACGAGGGTCTTGACCGAAGCTGCCATCAAGGGGAAGATCGATCCTCTGCTCGGCCTCAAAGAAAACGTCATCATCGGAAAGTTGATCCCGGCGGGTACGGGGATGTCCCGCTACCGCAGTATCAAGGTATACAATCAGGAAGTGGAAGATTCCGAAAAAGCGGGAGAAGAAGCTGGCACTCCAGCGGACCAAAAGGCGTCCGGAGCAGTGCTGGAGGAAGGGAGCGGGGAATTGCAGGTCCCGCACATCAGCTGA
- the rpoB gene encoding DNA-directed RNA polymerase subunit beta yields MAYPKPIQVGRKVRWSYGRISEVLEMPNLIEIQQQSYEWFLKEGLRETFRDVSPIQDFTGNLSLEFIDYSLGEPKYSVEECKERDVTYAAPLRVKVRLTNKETGEIKEQDVFMGDFPLMTEKGTFIINGAERVIVSQLVRSPGVYYHVSGDASGKRTYGATVIPNRGAWLELETDIHDCIYVRIDRTRKLPVTILIRALGYSSNEDILNYFGDDEFLRNTLERDTTQNREDALVEIYKRLRPGEPPTIESARALLEGLFFDPHRYDLGQVGRYKLNKKLKLDPEAHNSRCLTPEDVLAIIDYFLKLIRGEGTADDIDHLGNRRLRSVGELLQNQFRIGLARMERVVRERMTIQDMDTITPQALINIRPVVAAIKEFFGSSQLSQFMDQTNPLAELTHKRRLSALGPGGLSRERAGFEVRDVHHSHYGRMCPIETPEGPNIGLIGSLSTYARVNKYGFIETPYRKVDKEKGIVTNEIHYLTADEEEEYIIAQANAPLDEEGRFTTPRVDARRGKEILVVPTSEVDYMDVSPKQVVSVAAALIPFLENDDANRALMGANMQRQAVPLLRTEAPLVGTGIEYRVAHDSGVVVTSEEGGVVERVTADEIVIKGDSGKKKTYRLAKFARSNQGTCINQKPIVKKGQRVERGEVIADGPCTAGGELALGRNVLVAYMPWEGYNFEDAILISEKLVKEDLFTSIHIEEYECDARDTKLGPEEITRDIPNVGEDVLKDLDERGVIRVGAEVRPGDILVGKVTPKGETELTAEERLLRAIFGEKAREVRDTSLRVPHGESGRVVDVKVFSRENGDELPPGVNKLVRVYVAQKRKISVGDKMAGRHGNKGVISRILPEEDMPFLPDGTPVEIVLNPLGVPSRMNIGQILECHLGRAAQELGIYTASPVYDGAVEDDIMDTLERAGLPRDGKTVLYDGRTGEPYDSEITVGYIYMLKLAHLVDDKIHARSTGPYSLVTQQPLGGKAQFGGQRFGEMEVWALEAYGAAYTLQEILTVKSDDVVGRVKTYEAIVKGENVPEPGVPESFKVLIKELQSLCLDVRVLSETNEEIEIKDDDDDIGETARELELDLGRERSAVKVKKATAPALDEAEGKDEDEEETEDDLEGGISEESDAESEAELPDAEIDEEPDYGEEVSDYPDDLLLDEDEIVGGRSRKAHLEAKGRNSALDLPIGEEDN; encoded by the coding sequence ATGGCTTATCCAAAACCGATTCAGGTGGGACGGAAGGTTCGCTGGAGTTACGGGCGAATTTCTGAAGTTCTGGAAATGCCCAACTTGATTGAGATTCAGCAGCAGTCTTACGAGTGGTTCTTGAAGGAGGGCTTGAGAGAAACTTTTCGTGACGTCTCTCCGATACAGGACTTCACAGGCAATTTGAGCCTGGAATTTATTGATTACTCTTTAGGTGAGCCCAAGTACAGTGTTGAGGAGTGTAAGGAGAGGGATGTCACTTATGCCGCTCCGCTGCGGGTCAAAGTGCGCCTGACGAACAAGGAGACGGGGGAAATCAAGGAACAAGATGTGTTCATGGGTGATTTTCCCCTCATGACAGAGAAGGGGACCTTTATTATCAACGGGGCGGAACGGGTGATTGTCAGCCAGCTCGTACGCTCTCCCGGTGTTTATTATCATGTTTCCGGAGACGCCTCCGGGAAAAGAACCTATGGGGCAACCGTCATCCCTAATAGGGGTGCCTGGCTGGAGTTGGAAACAGATATCCACGATTGCATCTATGTGCGCATAGACAGAACGCGCAAGCTTCCGGTAACCATCCTCATCCGCGCTTTGGGGTATTCCTCTAATGAAGATATTTTGAATTATTTCGGCGATGACGAATTCTTAAGAAACACTCTTGAGCGGGACACTACCCAAAACCGGGAAGATGCCCTCGTAGAGATCTATAAGCGGCTGCGCCCCGGTGAACCGCCTACCATTGAAAGCGCCCGGGCGCTGCTGGAGGGACTCTTTTTTGACCCTCACCGCTATGACCTTGGTCAGGTGGGTCGCTATAAGCTCAACAAGAAGCTGAAACTGGATCCCGAAGCTCACAACAGCAGATGCTTAACACCCGAGGACGTCCTGGCAATTATCGACTATTTTCTTAAGCTGATAAGGGGTGAGGGAACTGCTGACGACATCGATCACTTAGGGAACAGGCGGCTGCGCTCTGTCGGTGAGCTTTTGCAGAATCAGTTTCGGATCGGGTTGGCGCGCATGGAACGGGTTGTCAGGGAACGCATGACGATCCAGGATATGGATACCATCACGCCGCAGGCCCTTATTAACATCCGTCCGGTTGTGGCGGCCATTAAGGAGTTTTTTGGCAGCAGCCAGCTTTCTCAGTTTATGGACCAGACCAACCCGCTGGCAGAGCTGACCCATAAGCGCCGCTTGAGCGCTCTCGGCCCGGGAGGATTAAGCAGGGAGCGGGCGGGTTTTGAAGTACGGGATGTGCATCATTCCCACTACGGCAGAATGTGCCCGATCGAGACGCCGGAGGGCCCCAACATCGGTTTGATCGGTTCTTTGAGCACTTATGCCCGGGTTAACAAATACGGATTTATCGAGACCCCTTATCGAAAGGTGGATAAGGAGAAGGGGATCGTCACCAATGAGATACATTATCTGACTGCTGACGAGGAAGAAGAATATATTATTGCTCAGGCGAACGCTCCTCTCGATGAGGAGGGGCGCTTCACTACACCGCGTGTTGATGCCCGGCGCGGCAAGGAGATTCTGGTTGTGCCCACCTCAGAGGTGGATTACATGGACGTTTCCCCCAAACAGGTGGTCAGCGTTGCCGCCGCCCTGATACCTTTTCTGGAGAACGATGACGCCAACAGGGCCTTGATGGGCGCCAACATGCAGCGCCAAGCGGTGCCGCTCTTGCGTACCGAAGCGCCCTTGGTGGGTACCGGCATCGAGTACAGAGTTGCTCATGATTCAGGCGTTGTGGTCACCAGTGAAGAGGGAGGCGTTGTCGAGAGGGTCACCGCAGACGAGATCGTTATTAAAGGTGACTCCGGCAAGAAGAAGACTTACCGACTGGCAAAGTTTGCCCGCTCCAACCAGGGTACCTGCATTAATCAAAAGCCCATCGTCAAGAAAGGCCAGCGCGTTGAGCGCGGTGAGGTGATTGCCGACGGCCCCTGCACCGCCGGAGGGGAGCTGGCTTTGGGGAGAAACGTCCTGGTGGCCTACATGCCGTGGGAGGGCTACAACTTTGAGGATGCCATTCTCATCAGCGAGAAGCTCGTTAAAGAAGACCTTTTTACTTCCATTCATATAGAGGAATACGAGTGCGATGCCCGGGATACCAAGCTGGGGCCGGAGGAAATCACCCGGGACATCCCCAATGTAGGGGAAGATGTTTTGAAAGACCTTGATGAAAGAGGGGTCATCCGTGTTGGAGCCGAGGTTCGACCTGGGGATATTCTGGTGGGAAAGGTGACCCCTAAAGGGGAAACCGAACTGACGGCGGAGGAGCGTCTCTTGCGCGCCATCTTCGGCGAGAAGGCGCGGGAGGTGAGGGATACCTCTCTGCGGGTACCGCACGGCGAGTCCGGGCGGGTGGTTGATGTGAAGGTCTTCTCCCGTGAGAATGGGGATGAACTCCCTCCCGGAGTCAACAAGCTGGTGCGCGTCTATGTCGCCCAAAAAAGGAAGATTTCCGTAGGTGATAAAATGGCGGGAAGGCACGGCAATAAGGGGGTTATTTCGCGGATCCTCCCCGAAGAGGATATGCCCTTCCTGCCCGACGGAACGCCGGTAGAGATCGTTCTGAATCCGCTGGGAGTTCCCTCCCGTATGAACATCGGCCAGATCCTCGAGTGCCACCTGGGCCGGGCGGCTCAGGAGCTGGGGATCTACACCGCATCTCCGGTATACGATGGAGCGGTGGAAGATGATATTATGGATACCCTGGAGCGGGCAGGGCTCCCCAGGGACGGCAAAACCGTACTTTATGACGGACGAACAGGCGAGCCGTATGATAGTGAGATAACTGTGGGTTATATCTATATGCTCAAGCTGGCGCACCTGGTAGACGACAAGATCCACGCCCGTTCGACCGGCCCTTACTCCCTGGTGACCCAGCAGCCATTAGGGGGTAAAGCCCAGTTCGGCGGGCAGCGCTTCGGCGAGATGGAGGTCTGGGCGCTGGAGGCGTACGGCGCCGCCTATACCCTGCAGGAGATTCTGACCGTCAAGTCCGATGATGTTGTCGGAAGGGTTAAAACTTATGAGGCTATAGTGAAAGGTGAAAATGTGCCGGAGCCGGGAGTCCCGGAATCGTTTAAGGTGTTGATTAAGGAACTGCAGAGTCTCTGCCTGGATGTGCGCGTCCTTTCGGAGACTAACGAGGAGATCGAAATAAAGGACGATGATGACGATATCGGCGAAACGGCAAGAGAGCTGGAACTGGATCTGGGGCGGGAAAGGAGCGCTGTCAAGGTCAAAAAGGCCACCGCTCCTGCCTTGGATGAAGCTGAGGGGAAAGATGAGGATGAAGAAGAGACCGAAGATGACCTTGAAGGGGGAATAAGCGAGGAATCGGATGCCGAGTCAGAGGCAGAGCTGCCGGATGCGGAGATCGATGAAGAACCCGACTATGGTGAAGAGGTATCCGATTATCCAGATGACCTTCTGTTAGATGAGGACGAGATTGTAGGCGGGAGATCGAGGAAGGCGCACCTCGAAGCAAAGGGAAGGAATTCCGCCCTTGACCTCCCGATCGGCGAGGAAGATAATTAG